Genomic segment of Panicum virgatum strain AP13 chromosome 2K, P.virgatum_v5, whole genome shotgun sequence:
TCACCGTTTAGGTATTGCAGGACTTGCCGCATACTGGGCCTTGCCTCGGGAAAGGGATGAGAGCACAACAATCCTACCTTCAGTGCTATGCATGCCTCATCGACATTGTAGTCACCTTGGAGCTTGGCATCCACCGCACCAATTAGCGATGTTTGTTTCCAATGCTCGACCACCCAATCCACCAACATGAGTTGGTTGTCTTCTGAATCCTGCATGATGGGCTTTTGCCCACAGATGACCTCAAGAACGAATGTGCCAAAGGCAAATACATCGGTCAAAGTGGTCGCCTTACTGGTGCATCCAAGCTCAGGGGCAAGGTATCCTATGGTGCCAACAACATGTGAGGTTTGTGGGTTGTCACTGTGGTCATACAGCATAGCAAGCCCAAAGTCTCCTAACCGACCATTCATACCACTGTCAAGTAGCACATTGCTCGCCTTGATGTCGCGGTGGACGACAACCTTTTCCCATTCCTCATGGAGGTAGATCAAGCCTGATGCAATGCCTTTGATGATGCCAAGCCTCTGCACCCAATTGAGTGTACCCTTGCTCTCTTGGCAATACAAATACTTATCCAGGCTCCCATTCGACATGTACTCATATACCAGAAGCAGTTCACCTTTCCGACGGCAATAACCCAGTAACTGAACAAGGTAAGGATGTTGCATGCGCCCGATGCTAACAATCTCAGCAACAAATTCCTTCATGCCCTGCTTCGAGTTGTGTGACACCCTCTTCACCGCGATCTCACATTTAGACACCGGAAGGACTCCCCTGTACACTTTCCCAAACCCTCCTACTCCCAATAGATTTTTGTTCTTGAATCCTTCTGTGGCACTGAATAAATCCTTGTACGAGAACCGATGTGGTCCGAACTCAACTTCCCAATCTTCCCTTAGCTCACAGTACCTTAGCTGCCTTCGCCTAAGTAGAACAAGAACCACACCCACAAACAGGACCACTGCTGCTGTGACTATTGGTAGGACGATTTCCATGACCTTGGATCTTGGTTTTGGGAACTCACGGGGTAGCTTGGGCAGCTTGGCGATGTTGATGGCCGGCGCAGGACCATCCATGGCAAAGCTCCATCCAAGAACATAGTGCCTTGAGCTGACTAATCCTGTGGACGATGAGAAGCCGATGTATGCCATGTCGGGGATCACCGTCGAGAGGTCGTGTGTTGCCGAGAGAAGCGGCCTGG
This window contains:
- the LOC120661243 gene encoding L-type lectin-domain containing receptor kinase SIT2-like gives rise to the protein MPGNKQQLLAACFLLVGLNLVALTAGDDQQLVYSGFAGSNLILDGAATVKGSGLLELTNGTLRLKGHAIHPTPLRFRDAASSNSSAARSFSTSFVFGILSAYPDVSANGLAFFVASSKDFSGAMAAQYLGLLNGSNNGNDTNRVFAVELDTMQNNEFRDISDNHVGIDINSLVSVDSTNAGYHDGGGDGDFHSLTLISHEAMQVWVDYDGQAKKINVTLAPLKMGKPARPLLSATHDLSTVIPDMAYIGFSSSTGLVSSRHYVLGWSFAMDGPAPAINIAKLPKLPREFPKPRSKVMEIVLPIVTAAVVLFVGVVLVLLRRRQLRYCELREDWEVEFGPHRFSYKDLFSATEGFKNKNLLGVGGFGKVYRGVLPVSKCEIAVKRVSHNSKQGMKEFVAEIVSIGRMQHPYLVQLLGYCRRKGELLLVYEYMSNGSLDKYLYCQESKGTLNWVQRLGIIKGIASGLIYLHEEWEKVVVHRDIKASNVLLDSGMNGRLGDFGLAMLYDHSDNPQTSHVVGTIGYLAPELGCTSKATTLTDVFAFGTFVLEVICGQKPIMQDSEDNQLMLVDWVVEHWKQTSLIGAVDAKLQGDYNVDEACIALKVGLLCSHPFPEARPSMRQVLQYLNGELAVPELVPAHLSFQMLTLMQNEGFDSYIMSYPSSVDSVSNLVQER